The following coding sequences are from one Methanosarcina sp. WWM596 window:
- a CDS encoding MATE family efflux transporter: MSIEEAEEKDGVEDYKGDTAKENLHLPPNQKATEGVDILLGDPKKAVVKLSIPIIVAMSVQTIYSLTDTFWVAGLGADALAAIGFAFPFFVIQMALTGGLGVGGGAAISRRIGARDKAGVDNVAVHTFVIMFILTVLLTALALAFVRDLFMYSGAGKTTELGVAYSRIIFAGSFVFFFTNVANSILRSEGDSKRAMQSMILGSVLNIVLDPIFIYTLGLGVAGAALATVISFASSGLLMFYWFFVKKDTYVSFRFHSFKFDRAIVLDIFRVGIPSSVEQVALAMTALFMNLIIVNVSSTDGVAIYATGWRVASIAVAPLIGISISVVSISGAAFGEFNVKKARQTLIYATEIGFLVEAAIGIAVYIFAPQIAAVFTQAETAARIAPELTRLLKIMTLFYPAVAFGMLSASLFQGAGKGISALIATLLRSLVLTPLFAVLFAYELDWGLSGVWWGLVVGTVIGSLVTFVWAQIYLRYMIRATKTGKKC, encoded by the coding sequence ATGAGCATAGAAGAGGCAGAGGAAAAAGATGGAGTAGAGGACTATAAAGGGGACACTGCGAAGGAAAATCTACATCTTCCCCCCAATCAGAAAGCAACCGAAGGAGTTGACATCCTCCTTGGAGACCCAAAAAAAGCTGTGGTCAAGCTCTCCATTCCGATCATAGTCGCCATGTCCGTACAGACCATCTACAGCCTGACCGACACCTTCTGGGTTGCAGGCCTGGGTGCGGATGCCCTTGCTGCGATCGGGTTTGCCTTTCCTTTTTTCGTAATTCAGATGGCACTTACAGGCGGGCTTGGGGTTGGCGGAGGAGCTGCGATTTCCCGGCGGATAGGGGCAAGGGACAAAGCTGGAGTGGATAACGTTGCAGTGCACACCTTTGTGATAATGTTCATCCTCACGGTTCTTCTTACCGCTCTCGCCCTTGCCTTTGTAAGAGACCTTTTCATGTACAGCGGAGCCGGGAAGACTACAGAACTCGGAGTTGCTTATTCAAGGATCATCTTTGCAGGCAGTTTTGTGTTCTTTTTTACGAACGTTGCAAACTCCATTCTCAGGAGTGAGGGAGACTCAAAGCGAGCCATGCAGTCCATGATCCTGGGGTCTGTCCTGAACATAGTGCTTGACCCCATTTTCATCTATACCCTGGGGCTTGGGGTTGCAGGAGCTGCTCTTGCGACTGTGATTTCTTTTGCCAGCTCAGGCCTGCTGATGTTCTACTGGTTTTTTGTCAAAAAAGACACATACGTTTCATTCAGGTTCCACTCTTTCAAATTCGACCGGGCCATCGTCCTGGACATCTTCAGGGTAGGCATTCCTTCATCGGTCGAGCAGGTCGCTCTGGCAATGACCGCCCTCTTCATGAACCTTATCATTGTCAATGTCAGCAGCACCGATGGGGTTGCAATCTATGCCACAGGCTGGAGAGTCGCAAGCATTGCGGTTGCTCCCTTGATAGGAATTTCAATCTCCGTGGTCTCGATTAGCGGGGCTGCTTTCGGGGAGTTTAATGTTAAAAAAGCCCGACAAACCCTTATTTATGCAACAGAAATAGGCTTTCTGGTAGAAGCTGCCATAGGTATTGCTGTATATATATTTGCTCCACAGATTGCAGCTGTTTTCACCCAGGCTGAAACTGCCGCCCGTATCGCTCCGGAACTAACAAGACTCCTTAAAATTATGACACTCTTCTATCCAGCGGTTGCCTTCGGAATGCTCTCTGCCTCTCTCTTCCAGGGTGCAGGAAAGGGCATAAGCGCCCTTATTGCCACCCTCCTGAGAAGTCTGGTTCTGACTCCCCTCTTTGCTGTTCTCTTTGCCTACGAACTTGATTGGGGGCTTTCCGGAGTATGGTGGGGGCTTGTTGTGGGAACAGTTATCGGTTCTCTGGTTACTTTTGTATGGGCTCAGATCTACCTAAGATACATGATCCGTGCTACAAAAACCGGGAAAAAATGTTGA
- a CDS encoding DUF356 domain-containing protein: MKSFALVRADDPAKVRIALHDLETYGDIKFSTNPRCIENDYADALLVSVMGVSLRSKCNSAALVELKTNAGAAISRLKKIHPPAHVVIISPKHQIFEEITGKFQKYPEFDRLFSREDLNKAQGILETGKNEE; the protein is encoded by the coding sequence ATGAAATCTTTTGCATTAGTCCGGGCAGATGACCCGGCAAAAGTAAGAATCGCATTACACGATCTGGAAACATACGGAGACATCAAGTTTTCAACGAATCCCAGATGCATTGAAAACGATTATGCTGACGCGCTTCTTGTTAGCGTAATGGGGGTATCTCTGAGGTCAAAATGTAACTCTGCGGCACTTGTGGAGCTGAAAACTAACGCAGGGGCGGCGATTAGCAGGTTGAAGAAGATTCATCCTCCGGCACATGTCGTCATCATCAGTCCGAAACACCAGATATTTGAGGAGATTACAGGTAAGTTCCAGAAGTATCCTGAATTTGACAGGCTGTTCAGCCGGGAAGACTTGAATAAAGCCCAGGGAATACTGGAAACAGGCAAAAATGAAGAGTGA
- the budA gene encoding acetolactate decarboxylase codes for MNKKSLLIVLIILSVTFVSGCTNLANDFSERSGNIEKPNNIESSAESTSDLINSETDVLYQVSTIDALLQGVYDGILPIAELETHGDFGIGTFDGLEGEMLALDGNYYQIKTDGIAYPVSGEMTTPFATVTCFEADENFRLEEPANLTELEAFLDLNLPSKNLFYAVRVDGNFSYIKARSVPKQEKPYPKLADAVSTQSVFEFENISGTLVGFRAPEYIKGVNVPGYHLHFITADRSAGGHVLDLEMENGDVALDITIAFFMELPTSGDFYNVDLSQDLQADMQKVEK; via the coding sequence ATGAATAAAAAAAGTCTTTTGATCGTTTTAATTATTTTATCAGTTACTTTTGTTTCCGGTTGCACTAATCTTGCCAATGACTTCTCCGAAAGATCCGGCAATATTGAGAAACCCAACAATATTGAAAGCAGTGCGGAATCAACTTCAGATCTTATCAATAGTGAAACTGACGTTCTCTATCAGGTCTCAACAATCGACGCCCTGCTTCAAGGCGTTTATGATGGAATTTTACCAATTGCGGAACTTGAAACCCATGGGGACTTTGGTATAGGGACTTTTGACGGGCTTGAAGGGGAAATGCTTGCCCTCGATGGCAATTATTATCAGATAAAAACAGATGGAATTGCCTATCCCGTATCCGGGGAAATGACAACTCCCTTTGCCACTGTAACCTGCTTTGAAGCCGATGAAAATTTTCGACTTGAGGAGCCTGCAAACCTTACCGAACTTGAAGCCTTCCTTGACCTGAACCTGCCTTCGAAAAACCTTTTTTATGCGGTCCGGGTTGACGGGAATTTCTCTTACATAAAAGCACGAAGCGTACCAAAACAGGAAAAACCCTATCCAAAACTCGCGGATGCCGTATCCACCCAGTCGGTCTTCGAATTTGAAAACATAAGCGGCACACTGGTAGGGTTCAGAGCCCCTGAATATATAAAAGGTGTAAATGTGCCAGGGTATCACCTTCACTTCATCACAGCGGATAGAAGCGCAGGCGGGCATGTCCTGGACCTTGAGATGGAAAATGGAGATGTTGCCCTTGACATTACCATTGCGTTCTTCATGGAGCTTCCCACCAGCGGGGACTTCTATAACGTGGATTTAAGCCAGGACCTCCAGGCTGATATGCAAAAGGTTGAAAAGTGA
- a CDS encoding PGF-pre-PGF domain-containing protein, translating to MTIITSVNTDDDYITANNSSVYNGDVTIIDDSSQTNIQYVETTQVNMDNSQKVTVDVKNDNSVVNNIYFESTTDSGNAKVVIEDLKDDTSLVEKPTGDIYKSFNIWIDSDNANNIEDAAVNFKVEKTWLQANGLDKSSIVLNMYDNGEWVAVPITITGQDSTYVYFTAEVSEYSTFAITSKTITVDNTLTPTSSDSNTEETNGLTKSEIIHILEMILAYLKGN from the coding sequence ATGACTATAATTACATCTGTAAACACAGACGATGATTACATCACAGCTAACAATTCTTCTGTATATAATGGTGATGTCACAATTATAGATGATTCATCACAGACTAATATCCAGTATGTAGAAACAACACAGGTAAACATGGATAATAGCCAGAAGGTAACTGTTGATGTTAAGAATGACAATTCAGTTGTCAACAATATATATTTTGAATCAACAACAGATTCAGGCAATGCAAAAGTTGTTATCGAAGATCTGAAAGATGATACATCTTTAGTTGAGAAACCAACAGGTGATATTTACAAGTCATTTAACATATGGATCGACAGTGATAATGCAAATAATATTGAAGATGCAGCTGTTAATTTTAAAGTTGAAAAGACATGGCTTCAAGCAAATGGTCTTGATAAATCATCCATTGTCCTGAATATGTATGATAATGGTGAATGGGTAGCAGTACCAATTACAATAACAGGACAGGATTCAACGTATGTGTACTTTACAGCTGAAGTATCAGAATATTCTACATTTGCAATTACAAGCAAAACAATAACTGTAGATAATACTCTTACACCAACATCTTCGGATAGTAATACAGAAGAAACAAATGGTCTAACAAAAAGTGAGATAATACATATACTTGAAATGATTCTCGCATATCTTAAGGGAAACTAA
- a CDS encoding ATP-grasp domain-containing protein, with protein MIILDEPYVSQILRDTIIEMNLPVLKNKTSERLGFNREVKLLEDAEFIELLKSQKTCKIYSNSEISLVWIADNLGFTGILEKIGLFKDKFRFRQLIEHIYPDFSYQGVKFESLDELDIGAVRKPFIIKPAVGFFSAGVYKVSTGEEWEKTLSVLKQEMEAIKGLFPAQVFSSGKFVLEDCIEGPELAVDAYYNGEGKPVVLNILEHLFPAENDVEDKVYVTSKKTIETYLEAALKLLRQINEAAKLWDYEVRSSELPDAKLQEPPGLRDFPLHIELRVDKNNRLVPIEVNPIRFAGWCTADIAYYAYGINVHRYFLEGMEPDWKEILKGKNEVQESEKDNITYCLLIAKKPDEIETEDIEAFDYESFVSHFEKPLELRKLDYRQYPVFAFLFTETRNSNPGEIERYLRTDLKEYVRVKTSNCS; from the coding sequence TTGATCATACTTGACGAGCCATACGTTTCTCAAATTCTACGGGACACCATCATAGAAATGAATCTTCCTGTTCTGAAAAACAAAACCTCTGAACGCCTGGGTTTCAACAGGGAGGTCAAACTGCTGGAAGACGCCGAATTCATAGAACTCCTCAAAAGCCAGAAAACCTGCAAAATATACAGTAATTCTGAAATCTCCCTCGTCTGGATAGCAGACAACCTTGGATTCACCGGTATCCTCGAAAAAATAGGGCTCTTTAAGGATAAGTTCAGGTTCAGGCAGCTGATTGAACACATCTATCCTGACTTTTCCTATCAGGGAGTGAAATTTGAAAGCCTGGACGAACTGGACATCGGAGCCGTCAGAAAGCCTTTCATAATCAAACCGGCAGTCGGGTTCTTCAGTGCGGGGGTTTATAAGGTCAGTACCGGGGAAGAATGGGAAAAGACCCTGTCAGTCTTAAAGCAGGAAATGGAAGCAATCAAAGGGCTGTTCCCGGCTCAGGTGTTCAGTTCAGGGAAATTTGTGCTTGAAGATTGCATCGAAGGGCCGGAGCTGGCTGTGGATGCTTACTATAACGGCGAGGGAAAGCCGGTGGTCCTGAATATCCTGGAGCACCTGTTTCCGGCGGAAAATGATGTTGAAGATAAGGTCTATGTGACTTCAAAAAAGACCATTGAGACCTATCTGGAAGCAGCCCTGAAACTGCTACGGCAAATAAATGAAGCTGCAAAGCTGTGGGATTATGAGGTGCGGAGTTCTGAGTTGCCGGATGCGAAACTGCAGGAACCACCGGGATTGCGGGATTTTCCGCTGCATATTGAACTCCGGGTGGACAAAAACAACCGGCTAGTACCCATAGAGGTGAATCCAATCAGGTTTGCGGGGTGGTGTACTGCCGATATCGCGTATTATGCTTACGGAATCAATGTCCACAGGTATTTTTTAGAGGGAATGGAGCCGGACTGGAAGGAGATCCTGAAAGGTAAGAATGAGGTTCAGGAGAGTGAGAAAGATAACATTACCTATTGCCTTTTGATTGCCAAAAAACCGGATGAGATTGAAACAGAAGATATTGAAGCGTTTGATTACGAAAGCTTTGTATCTCACTTTGAAAAGCCTCTGGAACTGCGGAAGCTTGATTACAGGCAGTATCCGGTTTTTGCGTTCCTCTTTACTGAAACAAGGAACAGTAACCCTGGGGAGATTGAGAGGTATTTGAGGACAGATTTGAAGGAGTATGTAAGGGTGAAAACTAGCAATTGTAGTTGA
- a CDS encoding rhodanese-like domain-containing protein produces MIEKDVFILDVRTPAEYNLGHIEGAVLLPLKNVPAQDPVALPPEELLPARMKELPCNKNTKMLVYCKVGKRGAEASSLLVDAGYKKVYNIEGGIDKWIQEGYPIVATYDSWNNVWYLLLSPQQMC; encoded by the coding sequence ATGATCGAAAAAGATGTATTCATTCTGGACGTTCGTACACCGGCTGAATACAATTTGGGGCATATTGAAGGGGCAGTACTGCTACCACTGAAAAATGTACCAGCACAGGACCCTGTTGCGTTACCTCCTGAAGAGCTACTACCAGCAAGAATGAAAGAATTGCCATGTAATAAAAATACAAAAATGCTTGTTTATTGTAAAGTAGGAAAAAGAGGTGCTGAGGCAAGCAGTCTGCTGGTAGATGCCGGTTACAAAAAGGTGTATAACATAGAAGGTGGTATCGACAAATGGATACAGGAAGGATATCCAATTGTAGCTACCTATGACTCATGGAATAATGTGTGGTATCTCTTATTGTCGCCGCAACAAATGTGTTAG
- a CDS encoding KUP/HAK/KT family potassium transporter, whose translation MGLVFGDIGTSPIYTLTVIFLLTRPTEVHVIGVLSLIIWTLITLVTVEYAWLAMSLGNKGEGGTIVLKELLVPLLKSGRSVALITLLAYIGTSFLIGDGVITPAISILSAVEGLRIIPEFQDIGQESIMLIAGIIAVALFSIQNKGTEKITWVFGPIMILWFIAIAFSGIASIFYTPGVLRAINPYYAIRFLMDNGLTGFFVLSEVTLCATGGEALYADMGHLGREPILKAWRFVFVALVLNYLGQGAFLIRNPDSRNVLFEMINQQAHLVYVPFLILSIIATIIASQAMISGVFSIVYQGITTRIIPMLKIDYTSGELQSQIYISAVNWLLLISVLFMIFEFRDSHRLAAAYGLAVTGTMSITGLMMTLIFYFKKMLVRSFVSLLVTGIDVVFLLSNTYKIPHGGYWSIVIAAVVFALILIYTSGQKRLYELMKPMKIDNFLEKYNQVYASENKISGTALFFSRDIINIPQYISHIMFENNIIYEDNIFISIVKCESPFGVKSSFTNELAKGLRVFEISMGYMEIIDVVQILKDKGIHEKTIFYGIEDIFTNNLIWKVFSVIKKLSPSFVQFYRLPTDKLHGVMTRFEM comes from the coding sequence ATAGGTCTTGTTTTTGGAGACATAGGAACAAGTCCTATCTATACCCTGACCGTTATATTCCTTCTCACAAGACCTACGGAAGTTCACGTAATAGGAGTTTTATCTTTAATTATCTGGACACTTATCACGCTTGTAACTGTGGAGTATGCCTGGCTTGCCATGAGCCTGGGTAATAAAGGGGAAGGAGGAACAATTGTATTAAAAGAGCTGCTCGTCCCTCTTCTTAAATCCGGTCGAAGTGTAGCTCTAATCACATTGTTAGCCTATATAGGGACCTCTTTTCTTATTGGGGATGGAGTCATTACGCCTGCGATCAGCATCCTGAGTGCCGTTGAAGGCCTGCGGATCATCCCTGAATTTCAAGACATCGGGCAAGAATCTATCATGCTCATTGCCGGAATAATCGCAGTAGCTCTTTTTTCAATCCAGAACAAGGGAACAGAAAAGATTACATGGGTCTTTGGGCCAATAATGATTTTATGGTTCATAGCCATTGCATTTTCAGGTATTGCCTCCATTTTTTATACTCCCGGCGTGCTCAGGGCCATAAATCCTTATTACGCTATCAGATTTCTCATGGATAACGGGCTTACGGGATTTTTTGTATTATCCGAAGTTACCCTCTGTGCCACGGGGGGCGAGGCGTTGTATGCCGATATGGGGCACCTGGGAAGAGAGCCTATTTTGAAAGCCTGGAGATTTGTGTTTGTCGCTCTGGTTTTGAATTATCTCGGACAGGGAGCATTTCTCATCAGAAACCCGGATTCGAGAAATGTATTATTTGAGATGATAAATCAGCAGGCACATCTCGTATATGTTCCATTCCTTATCCTTAGTATCATAGCTACAATCATTGCTTCTCAGGCCATGATCAGCGGTGTGTTTTCAATAGTATATCAGGGGATAACGACTCGAATAATCCCCATGCTAAAGATCGATTATACTTCAGGCGAATTACAGTCCCAGATTTATATTAGTGCAGTAAACTGGCTTCTCCTTATCTCTGTCTTATTTATGATTTTTGAGTTCAGGGACTCTCACAGACTTGCGGCTGCATACGGGCTGGCAGTTACAGGAACCATGTCAATTACAGGTCTGATGATGACTTTAATCTTTTATTTCAAAAAAATGCTGGTCAGGTCTTTTGTATCCCTTCTTGTGACCGGTATCGATGTAGTATTTCTTCTTTCAAACACCTATAAAATTCCGCATGGGGGGTACTGGTCAATTGTCATAGCAGCTGTCGTTTTTGCTCTGATCCTCATATACACTTCCGGTCAAAAAAGGCTTTATGAACTGATGAAGCCCATGAAGATTGATAATTTCCTTGAAAAATATAACCAGGTATATGCCAGTGAAAATAAAATCAGTGGAACTGCCCTTTTCTTTTCCCGGGACATAATTAATATTCCTCAATACATTTCCCACATAATGTTTGAGAACAATATTATTTATGAAGACAATATATTTATTTCAATTGTCAAGTGTGAAAGCCCGTTTGGGGTTAAAAGCTCTTTCACAAACGAACTGGCAAAAGGATTGAGGGTTTTTGAAATCAGTATGGGGTACATGGAAATTATTGATGTCGTACAGATCCTGAAAGACAAAGGCATCCATGAAAAAACAATCTTTTACGGAATAGAAGACATATTTACCAATAACTTGATATGGAAAGTCTTTTCCGTAATAAAGAAACTGTCTCCCTCTTTTGTCCAGTTCTACAGGCTCCCTACTGATAAGCTTCATGGAGTTATGACAAGGTTTGAAATGTGA
- a CDS encoding MarR family winged helix-turn-helix transcriptional regulator, with protein MKEERIKETVKLQFEMIHLFHKNFAETFRQAGNNPYNLKKNQNKVILIIGTAGEIMPTTLGKCLDLQKGSLTSMIDALEREKLVYRKGDPGDRRKTLVSLTDKGKAYRDWFTKELEKNASEVMNRLVEEDIVAYQESLKTILSTLKKLDESA; from the coding sequence ATGAAAGAAGAAAGAATAAAAGAAACGGTAAAACTTCAGTTTGAAATGATCCATCTCTTCCATAAAAATTTTGCCGAAACTTTTCGCCAGGCAGGAAATAATCCATACAATCTCAAAAAAAATCAGAATAAGGTTATCCTGATTATAGGGACAGCAGGTGAGATTATGCCCACTACTCTTGGAAAGTGTCTAGACCTTCAGAAAGGAAGCCTGACCAGCATGATCGATGCTCTGGAAAGAGAGAAACTTGTCTACAGGAAAGGAGATCCTGGAGACCGAAGAAAGACCCTGGTTTCACTTACAGATAAGGGGAAAGCTTACAGGGACTGGTTCACAAAGGAGCTCGAAAAAAATGCATCTGAAGTTATGAACCGGCTTGTCGAAGAAGATATTGTAGCCTATCAGGAAAGCCTGAAAACAATACTTAGCACACTGAAGAAACTGGATGAAAGTGCCTGA
- a CDS encoding ABC transporter permease — protein sequence MRNSTYLKMALNMLLHSKLRSWLTIIGIVIGVGAVVGIISLGDAMEANVQSRLADMDLTKIIISPGYSRAQSRMPGPGHGDWGGGGSMTDTELTDDDISALQGIEGIAYIAGEISSREEVTYTGETATLSITGVDPQVWQYMTPLETESGRMLKPSDKYVAVIGSGVASGIYDQDIGINQVITINGKSVRIVGILAEEGGSEDRQIYMPIDTTVYMIEDAEEDVFDSITVKAQSEEMVDSVVTAIEKKLMISRHIVREDDRDFSVTASKSMAESVTEMTDSITLFLGAIAAVSLLVGAVGIANTMFTAVLEKTKEIGTMKAIGAKNRDILMIFIYNSAMVGFVGGIFGVMLGGFVSALFPFLGVTLMRGGSGTSISLSPGLMIFGLTLAVLIGVISGAVPAYRASKLKPVDALRYE from the coding sequence ATGAGAAATTCAACCTACCTGAAAATGGCTCTGAATATGCTTCTGCACAGCAAACTCCGGAGCTGGCTGACAATCATAGGGATTGTCATAGGGGTCGGGGCAGTGGTGGGGATCATCTCCCTCGGGGATGCTATGGAGGCAAACGTGCAGAGCAGGCTTGCCGACATGGACCTGACAAAAATCATCATCTCGCCAGGATACTCAAGGGCTCAGTCGCGTATGCCAGGCCCCGGGCACGGTGATTGGGGGGGAGGAGGTTCTATGACTGATACTGAGTTGACAGACGATGATATTTCGGCACTGCAGGGTATAGAAGGCATAGCGTACATCGCGGGCGAGATTTCCAGCAGAGAGGAAGTAACGTATACAGGGGAAACAGCAACCCTTTCTATCACAGGGGTGGACCCTCAGGTCTGGCAGTATATGACCCCTCTAGAAACCGAATCAGGAAGAATGCTCAAACCCTCGGATAAGTATGTAGCAGTCATAGGAAGCGGTGTTGCCAGTGGAATTTATGACCAGGACATAGGGATAAACCAGGTGATAACAATCAACGGCAAATCCGTACGCATTGTCGGAATCCTGGCTGAGGAAGGAGGAAGTGAGGACAGGCAGATCTACATGCCAATCGATACCACAGTTTACATGATCGAAGATGCAGAAGAAGATGTCTTTGATTCCATCACAGTAAAAGCCCAGAGTGAAGAGATGGTAGACAGTGTGGTTACAGCAATTGAAAAGAAGCTCATGATCTCCCGCCATATTGTGAGGGAAGATGACAGGGACTTTTCCGTAACCGCCTCAAAGTCAATGGCAGAATCCGTTACAGAGATGACGGATTCCATTACCCTTTTCCTTGGAGCAATTGCAGCCGTTTCCCTGCTGGTAGGAGCGGTGGGCATTGCAAACACCATGTTTACTGCAGTCCTTGAAAAGACAAAGGAAATAGGCACGATGAAAGCCATCGGAGCAAAAAACAGGGACATTCTTATGATTTTTATCTATAACTCCGCAATGGTCGGCTTTGTTGGAGGTATCTTTGGAGTTATGCTAGGAGGATTTGTTTCGGCTCTGTTTCCTTTCCTTGGAGTGACTCTAATGAGGGGAGGAAGCGGGACGAGCATATCTCTTTCCCCGGGCCTGATGATCTTTGGGCTGACTCTCGCCGTCCTGATCGGGGTAATTTCGGGAGCAGTCCCCGCATACAGGGCTTCAAAACTGAAACCCGTGGATGCACTCAGGTACGAGTAA